The Muntiacus reevesi chromosome 10, mMunRee1.1, whole genome shotgun sequence genome has a segment encoding these proteins:
- the LOC136176669 gene encoding large ribosomal subunit protein eL39 — protein sequence MSSHKTFRIKRFLAKKQKQNRPIPQWIRMKTGNKIRYNSKRRHWRRTKLGL from the coding sequence ATGTCTTCTCACAAGACTTTCAGGATCAAGCGATTCCTGGCCAAGAAGCAAAAACAGAATCGTCCCATTCCTCAATggattcgaatgaaaactggCAATAAAATTAGGTACAACTCCAAGAGAAGACATTGGAGAAGAACCAAGCTGGGTCTATAA